The stretch of DNA CCAATGCCAAACACCATCACCGCCACCGGCATCCACGACACGGGCGAAATCATCCGCAAAAACTGAAACAGCACCGACGTCGCCTCCTCTGCCCTTCGCGACAGACCAATCAGCAGCCCCAGGGGAATGCCGATCAGCGTGGCGGCGACGAGCCCCACCACCACCCGTCGCAGACTGGCCCAAATGTGCGGAAAGATCGCCCCCGAGGTGACCATCTGCGCGATCGCCCCAAAGGTTCGCTCCGGCGAAAAATCGCCGATCACGCCACTGTGCCACAGGGGCGTCGTCGCCACCCACCAGATCAGCAGCGTGCCGAGCAGGCCCCAGAGGGAGATGGGGATGGGGAGGGTGCGGTGGCGGGGGGGGGAGGTGGTGAGGGACATGGGAGGGGTGGGAGGGTTGGAGGGTGGATGGGTTGGAGGGTGGATGGGTAGGGGGTGGGGGGTAGGGGGTAAATCGGGTTGTTGGTTTCAGGGTTTAGCGTTTTAATCAAACACTCCCCACCCCTCACTCCCCACCCCTCACTCCCCACTCCCCACCCCCAACAACCTAGGCCAGGGGCGAACGCCCCAACCGGGCGATCTGGAAGGTTTCGCTGCGCTGCAGCGAGTCGGGCAGGCCAAAGACCTGAGGGCCGCCGACCGCCTGGAGGGCGTTCCTGACGAAGGAGTCATCCACCAGGTCGCGGGCCACTTCGGCGGGCTGGAGACCTTGCAAAAAGCTGTTGTCGCCTTCCACCTGGGTCTGCTGGAGCAGGCGCACCAGTTCTTCGGTGTAGGAGGGGAAGGGGTAGGGTTGAAAATCGATCCGCTGGGAGTCCCAGTCGGCGTGTTTGACCGCCCCCTGCTGGGCGTAGGTGTCGGCGTCGAAGCCGGTGAGCACCTTTTGCAGCACCGCTTCGGGGTGGGGGGTGTAGGGGCCGCCGTCTTTGGAGAGCAGTGTGGCGGTCTCGGCCCGGTGGTCGCGAATCCACAGCTGGGACTTGACCACGGCATTGACCACACCCTGGGCCCAGGCGGGGCGCTGGTTGAGGTCGTCTTCGTGCAAAAAGACGACGCAGCAGGCGTGGTTTTTCCACACGTCGCCGGTAAAGCGCAGCACCTTGCCATTGCCCGAGGCTTCCCCGGCGGCATTGAAGGGCTCGGCCACGATGTAGCCCGCAATGCTCTGGTTCGCCAGGGCCGACACCATCTCGGGGGGCGGCATCACCACCAGGTTCACCTCGTTGGGCTGAAGGGCTGCGCCGGTCGAGCGGGTCACCACCGTGAGGCCCGCCTGCCCCAGCAGTTGTTGCAGCACCACATTGTGAATGGAGTACCAGAAGGGCACGGCGATCACCTGGCCCCCCAGGTCGCTGACCTCGTTGATGTCGGGCCGCACCGTCAGGGCCGAGCCGTCCACGTGGTTCCAGGCGACGACTTTGCCCGGCACCTGTTGGGCACCGTAGCGCAGCCACACGGTAATCGGGCTGAGCAGGTGCACCACGTTGACCTGGCGGGCCAGAAAGGCCTCCACAATGTCGGCCCAGGAGCGAAACAGAATGGGCTGCTCGGTGGTGAGGCCCTCTGCTTCGTAGAGCTGGTTGGCGTGGGCCACCAGCAGGGGCGAGGCGTCGAGAATGGGCAGATAGCCAATTTTGACGGGCTGGCTGAGATCCCCAGCGGCGGCGGTCTCGGTTCCTGAGGCGTTTTCGGCGGTGGAGTCGGGGGTTGTCGCCTGGGGGCCGCAGCCACCGGCCAGGGCGCTGAGGGCGGCGGAGCCGGAAAACAGGGAGGCGAGTTTGAGAAAATCGCGGCGGTTGAGGCCGCAGCAGGCGCAGAGGGAGGTTTTCATGGGTGTGAAGGGGTGGGGGGTTACGGTAGGGCCATGACGGTGGATAGGGCGGTGAGGATTTCGGCGCGCAGGGCCATCAGGTCTTCGGTGTGGCGCACGCGGGGCTGGGGGGTGGTGACCCGCCACTCGCGCTCCAGGCGACCGGGGTTGCGACCCATAAGCACGATGCGATCGCCCAGCAGCAGGGCCTCGTCGATGTCGTGGGTGACCAGCAGGGCGGTGCAGTGGCGCTGGGCGATGATCTCCAGCAGCAGTTGCTGCATTTCTAGGCGGGTGATGGCGTCGAGGGCGCTGAAGGGCTCGTCCATCAGCAGCAGTTGGGGGTTGCGGGCGATGGTGCGGGCGATCGCCACCCGCTGGGCCATGCCCCCCGACAGCTGGTGGGGGTAGGCTCGGCGGCTGGACTCCAGCCCCACGCTGGCCAGGGCCTGATCGATACGCTGGCGGCGAGCAGCCTCCGGCAGGCGAGGCATCGATTTGAACTGCAACCCCAGGGCCACATTTTGCTGCACCGTCAGCCAGGGCAGCAGCGCCGCCGCCTGAAAGATTAGC from Leptolyngbya sp. KIOST-1 encodes:
- a CDS encoding ABC transporter substrate-binding protein, which produces MKTSLCACCGLNRRDFLKLASLFSGSAALSALAGGCGPQATTPDSTAENASGTETAAAGDLSQPVKIGYLPILDASPLLVAHANQLYEAEGLTTEQPILFRSWADIVEAFLARQVNVVHLLSPITVWLRYGAQQVPGKVVAWNHVDGSALTVRPDINEVSDLGGQVIAVPFWYSIHNVVLQQLLGQAGLTVVTRSTGAALQPNEVNLVVMPPPEMVSALANQSIAGYIVAEPFNAAGEASGNGKVLRFTGDVWKNHACCVVFLHEDDLNQRPAWAQGVVNAVVKSQLWIRDHRAETATLLSKDGGPYTPHPEAVLQKVLTGFDADTYAQQGAVKHADWDSQRIDFQPYPFPSYTEELVRLLQQTQVEGDNSFLQGLQPAEVARDLVDDSFVRNALQAVGGPQVFGLPDSLQRSETFQIARLGRSPLA
- a CDS encoding ABC transporter ATP-binding protein, yielding MNASVQTAADSAQLAQGAAALVVENVEKHYPSPTDPFQVLADIHLALQPGEIVCLLGPSGCGKSSLLSIIAGLQAADRGAVYLDGQPIHTPHPRIGLIFQAAALLPWLTVQQNVALGLQFKSMPRLPEAARRQRIDQALASVGLESSRRAYPHQLSGGMAQRVAIARTIARNPQLLLMDEPFSALDAITRLEMQQLLLEIIAQRHCTALLVTHDIDEALLLGDRIVLMGRNPGRLEREWRVTTPQPRVRHTEDLMALRAEILTALSTVMALP